The Paenibacillus tianjinensis genome has a window encoding:
- the grpE gene encoding nucleotide exchange factor GrpE, whose product MKEEQVQDSNEMNDEAINETQAADEAEAVQENDAAFEEASCGEAAKRLQELAEEAQARALRVQADFDNFRRRTQKEKEELAQYATSKLVGELLSVLDNFERALVTAPGNAESEAFTKGINMIFRQLEGVLKSEGLTAMETVGQPFNPEYHQAIMQVESEEYEEGIVTEEVQKGYLLKDKVLRPAMVKVSM is encoded by the coding sequence TTGAAAGAGGAACAGGTTCAAGATTCGAATGAGATGAATGATGAGGCTATAAACGAAACTCAGGCGGCAGATGAGGCAGAAGCCGTGCAGGAGAACGATGCAGCCTTCGAGGAGGCTTCATGCGGTGAAGCCGCTAAGCGCCTCCAGGAGCTGGCTGAGGAGGCTCAGGCCCGCGCGCTGCGCGTGCAGGCTGATTTCGACAACTTCCGCCGCCGTACCCAGAAGGAGAAGGAAGAGCTGGCCCAGTACGCCACTTCCAAGCTCGTAGGTGAGCTGCTGTCCGTACTTGATAATTTTGAGCGTGCACTGGTAACTGCTCCGGGGAATGCAGAATCCGAAGCCTTCACCAAAGGCATCAATATGATTTTCCGCCAGCTTGAAGGGGTACTGAAGTCTGAAGGACTTACAGCAATGGAAACGGTAGGACAGCCCTTTAACCCTGAATATCATCAGGCGATTATGCAGGTGGAGAGCGAGGAGTACGAAGAAGGTATCGTGACGGAAGAGGTCCAGAAGGGCTATCTTCTGAAAGATAAGGTTCTTCGTCCGGCCATGGTCAAAGTCAGCATGTAG
- the hemW gene encoding radical SAM family heme chaperone HemW translates to MTTQLSGRPPEAVYIHIPFCTNKCFYCDFNSYVLKDQPVMDYLHALDREMELTVKETPPGVIKTIFVGGGTPTVLKPDEMAYFLESVRKHFPQWDENIEFSMEANPGTTDMDKLTVMKEGGVNRVSFGVQAFQNELLSGIGRIHNVDDVYRSLENARSVGLNNLSVDLMFGLPNQTVDMLRESIRKALELDLPHYSIYSLKVEENTLFHTLFNKNKLPLPSEEDELEMYLLLMSTMEAAGYTQYEISNFAKPGMESRHNITYWRNEDYYGLGAGAHGYVKRQRHMNIKGVNPYVEASRSGLPRLDSFEISEQEAMEDFMMVGLRMREGVSGSAFQAQFGTTLEDIFGASLHKMLHAGLLEHEGDTYRLSKQGILFGNDVFGEFVGALTEV, encoded by the coding sequence ATGACAACTCAATTAAGTGGCCGTCCCCCTGAGGCCGTATATATTCATATCCCGTTTTGTACGAATAAGTGCTTTTATTGTGACTTTAATTCCTATGTACTGAAAGACCAGCCGGTCATGGATTATCTGCACGCGCTTGACCGGGAAATGGAACTGACCGTGAAAGAGACACCTCCGGGTGTAATTAAGACAATCTTTGTCGGCGGCGGAACACCAACCGTACTGAAGCCGGATGAAATGGCTTATTTCCTGGAATCGGTACGCAAGCATTTCCCGCAGTGGGATGAGAATATCGAGTTCTCCATGGAGGCCAATCCCGGCACGACAGATATGGATAAGCTGACTGTAATGAAGGAAGGCGGCGTCAACCGGGTAAGCTTTGGCGTGCAGGCTTTCCAGAATGAGCTGCTAAGCGGAATCGGTCGGATTCACAATGTGGACGACGTTTACCGCAGTCTGGAGAATGCCCGCAGTGTAGGGCTGAATAACCTGTCGGTCGATCTCATGTTCGGGCTGCCCAACCAGACGGTAGATATGCTGAGAGAGAGCATCCGCAAAGCGCTGGAGCTGGACCTGCCGCATTATTCGATCTACAGCCTGAAGGTGGAGGAGAATACGCTTTTCCACACGCTATTTAACAAGAATAAACTTCCGCTGCCAAGTGAAGAGGATGAGCTGGAGATGTACCTGCTGCTCATGTCAACGATGGAGGCGGCCGGCTACACCCAATACGAAATCAGTAACTTTGCCAAACCGGGCATGGAGAGCCGCCATAATATAACGTACTGGCGCAATGAAGATTATTACGGCCTTGGTGCTGGTGCACACGGATACGTCAAACGCCAGCGGCATATGAATATCAAAGGCGTCAACCCTTATGTCGAAGCTTCACGCAGCGGCCTGCCGCGCCTGGACTCTTTCGAGATCTCCGAACAGGAGGCTATGGAGGATTTCATGATGGTTGGTCTGCGGATGCGCGAAGGAGTATCGGGCAGCGCATTCCAGGCGCAGTTCGGTACAACGCTGGAGGACATCTTCGGGGCTTCGCTGCATAAGATGCTGCATGCCGGGCTGCTGGAGCATGAGGGTGACACCTACCGGCTGAGCAAGCAGGGAATCCTTTTCGGGAATGATGTTTTCGGTGAATTTGTCGGTGCTTTGACAGAAGTTTAA
- the lepA gene encoding translation elongation factor 4, with protein MTDVQKRQQQIRNFSIIAHIDHGKSTLADRILEYTGALSSREMQEQVLDQMDLERERGITIKLQAVRLTYRADDGQDYLLNLIDTPGHVDFTYEVSRSLAACEGALLVVDAAQGIEAQTLANVYLALDNNLEILPVINKIDLPSADPERVKQEIEDVIGLDASEAVLASAKAGIGIKEILEQVVKQVPAPTGNSEEPLKALIFDSHYDPYKGVIVYVRVIDGSIRAGSKIKMMATEKVFDVIEVGAFMPRMTIVDELNIGDVGFIVAGIKHVGDTRVGDTVTDAKNPTPEPLPGYRKINPMVYCGLYPIETSDYNDLREALEKLQLNDASLSFEPESSSALGFGFRCGFLGLLHMEIIQERIEREFNLPLITTAPSVIYRIMLTNGETLTIDNPSHYPEIGTIDYVEEPYVKAAVIVPNDYVGTVMELCQNKRGEFVNMEYLDSNRVTITYQIPLSEIVYDFFDQLKSGTKGYASFDYEISGYRQSNLVKMDILLNGEQVDALSFIVHRDRAYNRGRIICEKLRGIIPRQMFEVPIQASVGTKVVARETVKAMRKNVLAKCYGGDISRKRKLLEKQKEGKKRMKQVGSVEVPQEAFMAVLKIDE; from the coding sequence ATGACTGACGTTCAGAAAAGACAACAACAAATCCGCAATTTCTCGATTATTGCACATATAGACCATGGTAAATCGACATTGGCCGACCGTATTCTTGAGTATACAGGCGCACTAAGCTCGCGCGAAATGCAGGAGCAGGTCCTTGACCAGATGGATCTGGAGCGTGAACGCGGGATCACCATTAAGCTGCAGGCCGTCCGCCTCACTTACCGTGCTGACGACGGTCAGGATTATTTGCTGAACCTGATTGACACACCGGGACATGTCGATTTCACTTATGAGGTATCCCGTAGCCTTGCGGCCTGTGAAGGCGCATTGCTTGTAGTAGATGCTGCACAGGGGATCGAAGCGCAAACGCTGGCTAACGTATACCTGGCGCTGGACAACAACCTGGAAATTCTGCCGGTCATCAACAAAATCGATCTGCCAAGCGCTGATCCGGAACGGGTGAAGCAGGAGATTGAGGATGTGATCGGACTTGATGCCAGCGAAGCAGTGCTTGCTTCTGCCAAAGCGGGCATCGGTATTAAGGAAATTTTGGAGCAGGTGGTTAAGCAGGTCCCTGCACCAACCGGCAATTCCGAAGAGCCGCTGAAAGCGCTGATTTTTGACTCCCACTATGATCCTTACAAAGGCGTTATCGTCTATGTCCGGGTAATTGACGGAAGCATCCGCGCAGGTTCGAAGATTAAGATGATGGCAACCGAGAAAGTATTCGATGTCATTGAAGTCGGTGCCTTTATGCCGCGTATGACCATTGTCGACGAACTGAATATCGGTGATGTCGGCTTTATCGTCGCCGGAATCAAGCATGTCGGCGATACCCGTGTCGGGGATACCGTGACGGATGCGAAGAATCCGACGCCGGAGCCGCTGCCGGGTTACCGCAAGATCAACCCGATGGTTTATTGCGGACTGTATCCAATCGAAACCTCTGATTATAATGACCTTCGTGAAGCGCTGGAGAAGCTGCAGCTGAATGATGCTTCGCTCAGCTTCGAGCCGGAGAGCTCCAGTGCGCTCGGCTTCGGCTTCCGCTGCGGATTCCTTGGCCTGCTGCACATGGAAATTATCCAGGAGCGGATTGAGCGCGAGTTCAACCTGCCGCTGATTACGACTGCACCAAGCGTTATCTACCGGATTATGCTGACTAACGGCGAGACGCTCACCATTGACAACCCGTCGCATTATCCGGAGATCGGAACGATTGATTATGTGGAAGAGCCTTACGTCAAAGCTGCGGTCATCGTCCCGAACGATTACGTAGGAACCGTAATGGAGCTGTGCCAGAATAAACGCGGCGAATTCGTCAACATGGAGTATCTCGATTCCAACCGGGTAACGATCACTTATCAGATTCCGCTCTCGGAAATTGTATATGATTTCTTCGACCAGCTGAAATCTGGTACGAAGGGCTACGCTTCCTTCGACTATGAAATTTCCGGTTACCGCCAGTCCAATCTGGTGAAGATGGATATTCTCCTGAATGGCGAGCAGGTCGATGCTCTCTCGTTCATCGTTCACCGCGACCGTGCCTATAACCGCGGACGTATTATCTGCGAGAAGCTGCGCGGCATTATTCCGCGGCAAATGTTCGAGGTGCCGATTCAGGCTTCTGTCGGAACCAAGGTTGTTGCGCGTGAGACCGTCAAGGCGATGCGCAAGAACGTACTCGCCAAATGCTACGGCGGTGACATTTCGCGTAAGCGGAAGCTGCTGGAGAAGCAAAAGGAAGGTAAGAAACGCATGAAGCAGGTCGGCAGTGTTGAGGTGCCGCAGGAAGCGTTTATGGCAGTTCTGAAGATCGACGAGTAA
- the dnaK gene encoding molecular chaperone DnaK, whose protein sequence is MSKVIGIDLGTTNSCVAVMEGGEAVVIPNPEGARTTPSVVGFKKDGERIVGETAKRQAITNPDRTIASIKRHMGTNHKESIDGKDYSAQEISAMILQKLKSDAEAYLGQPVTQAVITVPAYFNDSQRQATKDAGKIAGLEVLRIVNEPTAAALAYGLEKSEDQTILVYDLGGGTFDVSILELGDGFFEVKATSGDNRLGGDDFDQVVMDFLVAEFKKEQGIDLSKDKAAVQRLKDAAEKAKKELSGVLTTTVSLPFITVVDGVPQHLEINLTRAKFDELTAGLVERTLGPTRQALSDAGMTPADLNRIVLVGGSTRIPAVQDAIKKLTGKEPHKGVNPDEVVALGAAVQAGVLTGDVKDVVLLDVTPLSLGIETAGGVFTKMIERNTTIPTSKSQVFSTFADNQPSVEIHVLQGERQMANGNKTLGRFMLNEIPPAPRGVPQIEVTFDIDANGIVNVSATDKGTNKSQKITITSSSGLSDAEVEQMMKDAELHAEEDRKRKELVEAKNNADQLVYSTDKVIKDLGDKVDASEIEKANAAKDKVKTALETDNLEEINAATEALTEIVQQLSVKLYEQAAQAEQGAEGAPEGAKKDNVVDADYEVVDDEKNQG, encoded by the coding sequence GTGAGTAAAGTTATCGGGATTGACCTTGGAACCACCAACTCTTGCGTTGCCGTTATGGAAGGCGGGGAAGCCGTCGTTATTCCAAATCCGGAAGGCGCGCGCACAACCCCATCGGTTGTAGGCTTTAAGAAGGACGGCGAGCGTATCGTCGGCGAAACAGCGAAACGCCAGGCTATTACGAACCCAGACCGCACCATCGCTTCAATCAAACGCCACATGGGCACGAACCACAAAGAAAGCATTGACGGCAAAGATTACTCGGCACAAGAGATCTCGGCCATGATTCTGCAAAAGCTGAAATCCGATGCTGAAGCATACCTGGGACAGCCTGTTACCCAAGCTGTTATTACGGTTCCTGCTTATTTTAATGACAGCCAGCGTCAAGCTACCAAGGATGCCGGTAAAATCGCAGGCCTTGAAGTTCTGCGTATCGTAAACGAACCAACTGCTGCAGCGCTTGCCTATGGTCTGGAGAAATCCGAAGATCAAACGATCCTCGTCTATGACCTCGGCGGCGGTACATTCGACGTATCGATTCTTGAACTGGGCGACGGCTTCTTCGAAGTAAAAGCTACCAGCGGTGACAACCGCCTCGGCGGTGACGACTTTGACCAGGTAGTTATGGATTTCCTCGTAGCTGAATTCAAGAAAGAGCAAGGCATTGACCTGAGCAAGGATAAAGCTGCTGTACAGCGTCTGAAGGATGCAGCTGAAAAAGCGAAAAAAGAGCTGTCCGGCGTACTGACAACTACAGTATCGCTTCCGTTCATCACTGTGGTTGACGGCGTGCCTCAGCACCTTGAAATCAACCTGACCCGCGCGAAATTCGATGAGCTGACTGCAGGTCTCGTAGAGCGTACACTTGGACCTACACGTCAAGCCCTGAGTGATGCTGGCATGACTCCGGCTGACCTTAACCGGATTGTACTGGTAGGCGGATCTACACGTATCCCTGCCGTACAGGATGCCATCAAGAAGCTTACAGGCAAAGAACCGCACAAAGGCGTTAACCCGGACGAAGTAGTAGCCTTGGGTGCTGCTGTTCAAGCCGGTGTATTGACTGGTGATGTTAAAGACGTGGTATTGCTCGACGTAACCCCGTTGTCCCTGGGTATTGAAACTGCGGGCGGCGTGTTCACGAAGATGATCGAACGCAACACTACAATCCCTACAAGCAAATCCCAGGTCTTCTCGACCTTTGCCGACAACCAGCCGAGCGTTGAAATTCACGTGCTGCAGGGTGAACGCCAAATGGCGAACGGCAACAAAACACTGGGCCGCTTCATGCTGAACGAGATTCCGCCGGCACCGCGCGGTGTACCGCAGATCGAGGTTACTTTTGACATCGACGCCAACGGTATCGTAAATGTATCTGCCACAGACAAAGGCACGAACAAGAGCCAGAAGATCACGATCACCTCTTCCAGCGGCTTGAGCGATGCCGAAGTTGAACAAATGATGAAGGATGCCGAGCTGCACGCTGAGGAAGACCGCAAGCGTAAAGAACTGGTTGAAGCAAAAAACAATGCTGACCAGCTCGTGTATTCTACAGATAAAGTAATCAAAGACCTCGGCGACAAAGTGGATGCTTCCGAAATCGAGAAAGCAAACGCTGCTAAGGACAAAGTAAAAACAGCACTGGAAACTGACAACCTGGAAGAAATCAACGCAGCTACAGAAGCGCTGACTGAGATTGTACAGCAGTTGTCTGTGAAGCTGTATGAACAGGCTGCACAGGCTGAACAAGGCGCTGAAGGCGCTCCGGAAGGCGCTAAGAAGGACAATGTCGTTGATGCGGACTATGAGGTTGTTGACGATGAGAAGAATCAAGGTTAA
- the dnaJ gene encoding molecular chaperone DnaJ, which translates to MAEKRDYYEVLGLGRDASDDEVKKAYRKLARQYHPDVNKASDAEAKFKEVKEAYDVLSDGQARARYDQYGHIDPNQGMGGGFGGGGDFGGLGDIFDMFFGGGGGRRDPNAPQRGGDLQYTMTIEFKEAVFGKETDITIPRTEACDTCFGSGAKPGTKPETCSVCHGSGQQEFVQNTPLGQMRNRRPCSNCSGTGKIIKEKCTTCAGQGKVRKQRKIHVRIPAGVDDGAQLRMTGEGEGGTRGGPAGDLYIVIRVKSHDFFVRENDDIMCEVPLTFAQAALGDEIEIPTLTEKVKLKIPAGTQTGTFFRLKGKGVPHLRGNGTGDQHVRVIVVTPSKLSDEQKDLLRQFASYNGENTHEQEQSFFDRVKRAFRGD; encoded by the coding sequence GTGGCAGAGAAACGCGATTATTATGAGGTTCTGGGCCTCGGAAGAGATGCATCAGACGATGAAGTGAAGAAAGCCTACCGCAAGCTGGCTCGCCAGTATCATCCGGACGTCAACAAAGCCAGTGATGCCGAAGCCAAGTTCAAGGAAGTGAAGGAAGCTTACGATGTGCTGAGTGACGGCCAAGCGCGGGCCCGTTATGACCAGTACGGTCATATCGACCCTAATCAGGGTATGGGCGGCGGCTTTGGCGGGGGCGGAGATTTCGGCGGACTCGGTGATATCTTCGACATGTTCTTTGGCGGAGGCGGTGGACGCCGCGATCCGAACGCCCCGCAGCGCGGCGGCGATTTGCAGTACACGATGACCATTGAGTTCAAGGAAGCGGTATTCGGCAAGGAGACCGACATTACGATTCCCCGGACGGAAGCCTGCGATACCTGCTTCGGCTCCGGCGCTAAACCGGGTACCAAACCGGAGACCTGCTCCGTCTGCCATGGCAGCGGCCAGCAGGAATTCGTACAGAATACCCCGCTTGGACAAATGCGTAACCGCCGCCCCTGCTCCAATTGCAGCGGCACAGGCAAGATTATCAAGGAAAAATGTACGACCTGCGCAGGCCAGGGCAAGGTTAGGAAGCAGCGCAAGATTCATGTGCGCATTCCTGCCGGTGTCGATGACGGCGCACAGCTGCGAATGACCGGCGAAGGCGAAGGCGGCACGCGCGGCGGCCCGGCCGGAGATCTGTACATCGTGATCCGTGTGAAGAGCCATGATTTCTTTGTGCGCGAGAACGACGATATTATGTGCGAGGTTCCGCTGACATTCGCCCAGGCAGCGCTTGGTGATGAAATCGAAATTCCTACTTTAACTGAAAAAGTGAAGCTCAAGATTCCGGCCGGAACACAGACCGGCACCTTCTTCCGCCTCAAAGGCAAAGGTGTTCCGCATTTGCGCGGCAACGGTACAGGTGATCAGCATGTGCGGGTCATTGTAGTCACCCCAAGCAAGCTTAGCGATGAGCAAAAGGACCTGCTGCGCCAGTTCGCTTCCTACAACGGAGAGAACACGCATGAGCAGGAGCAATCTTTCTTTGACCGTGTGAAGCGTGCCTTCCGCGGTGATTGA
- a CDS encoding stage II sporulation protein P, producing MNRKWFQLWNIGRLRGKVLDVLSLGKTMLLLAGGSLVFFMLLGAGGLAGQKLNSSPVPSMKGLAASLSSGFFMELLGMEVPHLPKGEEPSAFSAPKVTSFVFRMLTSVDPGNPKSLLSREVPGLAADDPFLLREGSGGTAGAPADYHPGTDELAAGEDPQPGTGTDPGSSGNDPIAGEDTDKPADDPAAQPQPTTAPDAGTAGEQGSNGSAGEDSGTEQDTSVKRILIYHSHPREAYNPLLGAESDNPSSSVPSKNVMLVGSYIADRLEQRGIGTVHAQEDYATEVPDYNWNFSYKYSRITIKAAMAANQEMTELIDIHRDSQRHGKTTAVINGESYAQVYFILGHANKDWKKNEAFANSIHQVLEKSYPGLSRGIWGKSSGNGNNGEYNQTLSPNSVLIEVGGIDNSAEELKRTADVLADAIADVYWNSHDAEKAAAPEKGTAGTQESSGQAD from the coding sequence ATGAACAGAAAATGGTTTCAGCTATGGAATATCGGCAGACTGCGGGGAAAAGTGCTGGACGTTCTGTCGCTGGGAAAAACGATGCTGCTGCTGGCCGGAGGCTCACTTGTCTTTTTCATGCTGCTTGGAGCCGGCGGTTTGGCCGGACAAAAGCTGAATTCTTCCCCTGTTCCTTCTATGAAAGGACTGGCCGCCTCGCTATCAAGCGGATTTTTCATGGAGCTGCTGGGGATGGAGGTTCCGCATTTGCCAAAGGGCGAAGAGCCCTCTGCCTTCTCTGCCCCCAAGGTAACTTCGTTTGTGTTCCGGATGCTGACCAGCGTCGATCCCGGCAATCCCAAGAGCCTGCTCTCGCGTGAGGTGCCGGGGCTTGCGGCAGATGATCCTTTTTTGCTGCGGGAAGGCTCGGGAGGGACCGCCGGCGCACCCGCCGATTATCATCCGGGCACGGATGAGCTGGCAGCAGGCGAAGATCCGCAGCCGGGTACTGGAACGGATCCGGGATCATCCGGAAATGATCCTATAGCGGGTGAAGATACGGACAAGCCTGCGGATGATCCTGCTGCACAGCCGCAGCCGACAACTGCACCGGATGCCGGTACTGCCGGAGAACAAGGCAGCAACGGCAGCGCTGGTGAGGACAGCGGCACTGAGCAGGATACTTCGGTCAAACGCATCCTAATCTACCATTCGCATCCCCGTGAAGCCTATAATCCGCTGCTGGGAGCGGAGAGTGATAATCCCAGCTCCAGCGTTCCTTCCAAAAATGTAATGCTGGTAGGCTCCTATATCGCCGACAGACTGGAACAACGCGGGATTGGCACGGTGCATGCGCAGGAGGATTATGCGACAGAAGTACCGGATTACAATTGGAACTTTTCCTATAAATATTCCCGGATCACCATTAAAGCGGCAATGGCTGCCAATCAGGAAATGACTGAACTGATCGATATTCACCGCGATTCGCAGCGGCATGGCAAAACAACCGCAGTCATCAATGGCGAAAGCTACGCACAGGTCTATTTTATCCTGGGGCATGCCAACAAAGACTGGAAGAAGAATGAAGCCTTCGCCAATTCGATTCATCAAGTGCTGGAGAAGAGCTATCCGGGACTGTCACGCGGCATCTGGGGCAAATCTTCCGGTAATGGCAATAACGGGGAGTACAATCAGACCCTTTCTCCTAATAGCGTCTTAATCGAAGTGGGGGGAATCGACAATTCTGCTGAAGAGCTGAAACGGACGGCGGATGTGCTGGCCGATGCGATTGCGGATGTGTACTGGAACAGTCATGATGCTGAAAAAGCGGCTGCCCCTGAAAAAGGCACTGCCGGTACACAGGAGAGCAGCGGTCAGGCGGACTAG
- the hrcA gene encoding heat-inducible transcriptional repressor HrcA, translating into MLTERQRMILNAIVDDYISSAEPVGSRSISKRGDVGYSPATIRNEMADLEELGYLEQPHTSAGRIPSHKGYRYYVDHLVPWNSAESAEMGTIRAFFAEKLNATEQVIQHAAMILSNMTNYTSILLGPEVFHTSLRHFQLLPLDGNNAVAIIVTSTGQVENRTVQIPPEISLSEMEKVVNLLNSKLVNVPLYKLKSQLYSELGEEMQRHISHYEELMQVLDKALESDHEQRIYLSGATNMLTQPEFKDVDKVKTILDLLEETPTLLKMLAPASGGTGIQVRIGTENKHEAFANCSLITATYSLDGKALGSIGILGPTRMEYARVMGILGIISRDLTAMLAHWYK; encoded by the coding sequence ATGTTAACTGAACGCCAGAGAATGATACTTAACGCTATCGTGGATGATTATATTTCTTCCGCTGAGCCGGTAGGCTCGCGCAGCATCTCCAAACGGGGCGATGTGGGCTACAGTCCGGCAACGATCCGCAATGAAATGGCCGATCTGGAGGAGTTAGGGTATCTGGAGCAGCCTCATACTTCGGCGGGAAGAATTCCGTCCCATAAAGGCTACCGCTATTATGTGGATCATCTGGTACCGTGGAATTCCGCTGAGTCGGCAGAGATGGGCACGATCCGCGCTTTTTTCGCCGAGAAGCTGAACGCTACAGAGCAGGTTATCCAGCATGCGGCAATGATACTTTCCAATATGACGAATTACACTTCCATCCTACTCGGACCGGAGGTTTTTCATACTTCATTGCGCCATTTTCAGCTGCTTCCGCTCGACGGCAACAATGCCGTAGCGATTATTGTAACCAGCACCGGACAGGTAGAGAACCGTACGGTTCAGATTCCGCCGGAGATTTCCCTTTCCGAAATGGAAAAGGTGGTTAATCTGCTCAACAGCAAGCTGGTGAATGTTCCGCTCTACAAGCTGAAGAGCCAGCTCTATTCCGAGCTGGGCGAGGAAATGCAGCGTCACATTTCCCACTATGAAGAATTAATGCAGGTGCTGGACAAGGCGCTGGAAAGCGATCATGAACAGCGCATTTATCTCAGCGGAGCGACCAATATGCTGACCCAGCCGGAGTTCAAGGACGTCGACAAGGTCAAAACTATTCTTGATCTGCTGGAAGAAACGCCGACCCTGCTTAAAATGCTGGCCCCCGCATCCGGCGGAACCGGTATACAGGTGCGCATCGGAACGGAGAATAAGCATGAGGCCTTTGCCAACTGCAGCCTGATTACAGCCACATATTCACTGGACGGCAAGGCGCTGGGCAGTATTGGCATCCTGGGACCGACCCGAATGGAATATGCGCGCGTGATGGGCATACTGGGGATTATCTCCCGGGATTTGACAGCGATGCTGGCACACTGGTATAAGTGA
- a CDS encoding N-acetyltransferase — MIRQSAAPAGDHKVICRNATVEDVEPLYLMIEEYAQRGIMLPRSRQALTRQIDQFVIAEIGGRFVGCGSLFRLGNDLVEVRSIGLRDEGKGKGVGSMILEKLTEEAKRQGIPKIMALTYAVDFFLRNGFTVVEKEIFPEKVWTDCVNCKKQHACDEIAVLKRLD; from the coding sequence ATGATCCGCCAGTCGGCGGCTCCTGCGGGAGATCACAAGGTAATATGCAGAAATGCTACAGTGGAGGATGTTGAGCCGCTGTACTTAATGATAGAGGAATACGCCCAGCGCGGTATCATGTTACCCCGTTCCAGGCAAGCACTGACCCGCCAGATTGATCAGTTTGTGATAGCCGAAATCGGCGGCAGGTTTGTGGGCTGCGGATCGCTGTTCAGACTGGGCAATGATCTCGTTGAAGTCCGTTCCATCGGTCTACGTGATGAAGGCAAGGGCAAAGGTGTAGGCTCCATGATTCTGGAGAAGCTCACGGAAGAAGCGAAACGCCAGGGCATTCCGAAGATTATGGCTCTGACCTATGCGGTAGATTTTTTCCTCAGAAACGGATTCACCGTGGTCGAGAAGGAAATCTTCCCGGAGAAGGTCTGGACTGATTGCGTGAACTGCAAGAAGCAGCATGCCTGCGATGAAATCGCGGTGCTGAAGAGACTGGATTAA
- a CDS encoding TetR/AcrR family transcriptional regulator, producing the protein MNKRHYDSEETRSVIAEKAARLFSQKGFAGTSIADISRESGFSKGHIYYHFENKEKLFVYLALETMASWKERWERISADYGTATQKLYAIAHFVQNNYKTPLLQAGQEVSSNHATSPETVAQLMGLAATPMQAYYEIFKLGAETGEFRLEEAELQTTGFLFGTLMGGLCQHLFTMEPEPLEALFRQSVKIFVDGIRGKG; encoded by the coding sequence ATGAACAAAAGGCATTATGACAGTGAAGAGACAAGGTCGGTCATCGCAGAGAAGGCGGCAAGGCTTTTTTCGCAGAAGGGATTTGCCGGTACTTCTATCGCCGATATTTCCAGGGAATCGGGGTTCAGCAAAGGGCATATTTATTATCATTTTGAGAATAAAGAGAAGCTCTTCGTATACCTGGCACTGGAAACGATGGCCTCCTGGAAAGAGCGGTGGGAGAGAATCTCGGCAGATTACGGGACGGCTACTCAGAAGCTTTATGCGATTGCGCATTTTGTGCAGAACAACTATAAAACACCATTGCTGCAGGCAGGACAGGAAGTGAGCAGCAATCACGCAACCTCACCGGAGACGGTAGCTCAGCTGATGGGACTGGCGGCAACACCTATGCAGGCCTATTATGAGATTTTTAAGCTGGGTGCGGAGACCGGGGAGTTCAGGCTCGAGGAAGCAGAGCTGCAGACTACGGGCTTCTTGTTCGGCACTCTGATGGGGGGACTATGTCAGCATCTATTTACGATGGAACCAGAGCCCCTGGAGGCACTGTTTCGGCAGAGTGTAAAGATTTTTGTGGATGGAATCCGCGGCAAGGGATGA